A region from the Nocardioides coralli genome encodes:
- a CDS encoding Lrp/AsnC family transcriptional regulator: MKGERGAVVLDDVAKAIIEQLQQDGRRSYTAIGKEVGLSEAAVRQRVQRLIDAGVMQVVAVTDPLQLGFPRQAMVGIEVSGELEPVADALTAMDEVDYVVITAGSYDILAEVVCESDERLLELISEQIRGIPGVARTETFMYLKLRKQTYSWGVR, from the coding sequence ATGAAGGGGGAGCGCGGTGCCGTCGTCCTCGACGACGTGGCCAAGGCGATCATCGAGCAGCTCCAGCAGGACGGGCGCCGCTCCTACACCGCCATCGGCAAGGAGGTCGGGCTCTCCGAGGCCGCCGTCCGGCAGCGGGTCCAGCGCCTGATCGACGCCGGGGTGATGCAGGTCGTCGCCGTCACCGACCCGCTGCAGCTCGGTTTCCCCCGACAGGCCATGGTCGGCATCGAGGTCTCCGGGGAGCTGGAGCCGGTCGCCGACGCCCTCACCGCCATGGACGAGGTCGACTACGTCGTCATCACCGCCGGCAGCTACGACATCCTGGCCGAGGTGGTCTGTGAGAGCGACGAGCGGCTCCTCGAGCTCATCTCCGAGCAGATCCGCGGCATCCCCGGTGTCGCCCGGACCGAGACCTTCATGTACCTCAAGCTGCGCAAGCAGACCTACTCATGGGGCGTTCGCTGA
- the ddaH gene encoding dimethylargininase, translating to MVRALVRRPGPRLADGLLTHLDRVPVNVELAGRQWRDYVAALAAEGWEVHEVPPADECPDAVFVEDTVVVHDDLAVITRPGADERRPETAATEASLRSLGYRIAHIQAPGTLDGGDVLRVGKTVWVGLSGRTNRAGADQLAALLTPAGLEVQPVPVRAVLHLKSAVTALPDGTVLGHPPLVDDPAVWSTFLAVPEESGAHVVRLAEDAVLMAADAPRTRALLAERGLRVVAVDISEFIKLEGCVTCLSVRLR from the coding sequence ATGGTCCGCGCACTCGTCCGACGTCCCGGTCCCCGGCTCGCCGACGGACTGCTCACGCACCTCGACCGGGTCCCGGTGAACGTCGAGCTGGCGGGGCGCCAGTGGCGGGACTACGTCGCGGCGCTGGCGGCGGAGGGTTGGGAGGTCCACGAGGTGCCGCCGGCCGACGAGTGCCCCGACGCGGTCTTCGTCGAGGACACCGTCGTGGTCCACGACGACCTCGCGGTGATCACCAGGCCGGGCGCCGACGAGCGTCGTCCCGAGACCGCGGCCACCGAGGCGTCCCTGCGCAGCCTGGGTTACCGCATCGCACACATCCAGGCGCCCGGGACGCTCGACGGCGGCGACGTGCTCCGGGTCGGGAAGACGGTGTGGGTCGGGCTGAGCGGGCGGACGAACCGGGCGGGGGCCGACCAGCTCGCGGCGCTGCTCACCCCGGCCGGCCTCGAGGTGCAGCCGGTCCCGGTCCGGGCCGTGCTCCACCTCAAGTCGGCCGTGACCGCGCTGCCCGACGGGACTGTCCTCGGCCATCCGCCCCTGGTGGACGACCCGGCCGTGTGGTCGACCTTCCTGGCCGTGCCGGAGGAGTCAGGCGCTCACGTGGTCCGACTCGCCGAGGACGCCGTGCTGATGGCCGCGGACGCGCCACGGACGCGCGCGCTGCTCGCGGAGCGCGGGCTCCGCGTGGTGGCGGTCGACATCTCCGAGTTCATCAAGCTCGAGGGCTGTGTGACCTGCCTGTCGGTGCGACTGCGCTGA
- a CDS encoding serine protein kinase RIO: MTSHESLTDTHPTEGIDPRFVFDFQTYDDPADESQRWSTWYDVDPLCRGPEPRPDWVVTSRGALDTELGVLKTGKEADVFLLERADPHAPDGGVVMAAKRYRGEDHRDFHRSAGYTDGRKIRNTRDQRALARKSAHGRAVAAGQWAMAEWESLKRLWSLGLSVPYPVQLDGTELLMEWVTVDGETAPRLAQTRPERELLASYFDQVRDFMAELARQGMVHGDLSAYNILAAGERLVVIDLPQVIDLVANPSGGDFLLRDCTNVCRWFRARGLEVDEQVLLGELLAHAF, encoded by the coding sequence TTGACCTCTCACGAGTCACTCACTGACACGCACCCCACCGAGGGCATCGACCCTCGCTTCGTCTTCGACTTCCAGACCTACGACGACCCCGCAGACGAGTCGCAGCGCTGGTCGACCTGGTACGACGTCGACCCGCTGTGCCGCGGCCCCGAACCACGCCCCGACTGGGTCGTGACGTCGCGGGGCGCCCTCGACACCGAGCTCGGCGTCCTCAAGACCGGCAAGGAGGCCGACGTCTTCCTCCTCGAGCGCGCCGACCCGCACGCTCCCGACGGTGGTGTGGTGATGGCCGCCAAGCGCTACCGCGGCGAGGACCACCGGGACTTCCACCGGTCCGCCGGCTACACCGACGGCCGCAAGATCCGCAACACCCGTGACCAGCGGGCGCTGGCACGCAAGAGCGCCCACGGCCGCGCCGTCGCGGCCGGCCAGTGGGCGATGGCGGAGTGGGAGTCGTTGAAACGGCTCTGGTCGCTCGGGCTGTCGGTCCCCTACCCCGTGCAGCTCGACGGGACCGAGCTGCTGATGGAGTGGGTCACCGTCGACGGCGAGACAGCGCCGCGGCTGGCGCAGACCAGGCCGGAGCGGGAGCTGCTGGCGTCGTACTTCGACCAGGTGCGGGACTTCATGGCCGAGCTCGCGCGACAGGGGATGGTGCACGGCGACCTCTCGGCCTACAACATCCTCGCCGCGGGCGAGCGTCTCGTCGTCATCGACCTGCCCCAGGTGATCGACCTGGTCGCCAACCCGTCGGGCGGGGACTTCCTGCTGCGCGACTGCACCAACGTCTGCCGTTGGTTCCGCGCTCGCGGGCTCGAGGTCGACGAGCAGGTCCTCCTCGGCGAGCTGCTCGCGCACGCCTTCTGA
- a CDS encoding M1 family metallopeptidase: MPRRSPRHLPSLVLVLSLSVALSGAPARGLAPDRGSAGIGDSYFPVDGNGGIDVRRYRVVNRYEFGRGRLSGHTVVTLRATQDLSAFNLDFLLPVRQVRIDGQRVPHRRSSRHELTVEPMTALVAGEFVDVRVDYAGRPGRISWRGESNWLADRHEVVAMNQPHMAPWWFPANDHPRDKARMDISITVPAGRQVLANGRPVSRTRQGRLVTHRWRATEPMATYLATFAAGRFEVRTGVRDGLPWRIAVSKRLSAGSRRANLRLMRRTPRVVAALERVLGDYPFDTVGGLVTSLPVGFALENQTLPTYPETGAGYTWLVVHEVAHQWFGDSVSLRHWRDIWLNEGPATYLELWYDAQRGGGSPGSWLRREYESRPAGAAFWRTRIGDPGADGIFSGPVYLRGAMTFQALRNRIGTDAFWTLLRRWVREKRGGHGTREQFEALAEEVSGQNLEAFFVAWLDAAERPADTAVNGLG, translated from the coding sequence GTGCCGCGACGGTCTCCCCGCCACCTCCCCTCCCTGGTCCTCGTCCTGAGCCTCAGCGTGGCCCTGTCGGGGGCGCCTGCTCGGGGGCTCGCCCCCGACCGCGGCTCGGCGGGCATCGGCGACAGCTACTTCCCGGTCGACGGCAATGGTGGCATCGACGTACGCCGCTACCGGGTCGTCAACCGCTACGAGTTCGGCCGGGGCCGGTTGAGCGGCCACACGGTCGTGACGCTGCGGGCGACCCAGGACCTCTCGGCGTTCAACCTCGACTTCCTGCTGCCGGTCCGACAGGTGCGGATCGACGGGCAGCGGGTTCCCCACCGCCGTTCCAGCCGTCATGAGCTCACGGTGGAGCCGATGACGGCCCTGGTCGCCGGCGAGTTCGTCGACGTCCGCGTCGACTACGCCGGGCGGCCGGGGCGCATCAGCTGGCGTGGGGAGTCCAACTGGCTCGCCGACCGCCACGAGGTCGTGGCCATGAACCAGCCCCACATGGCGCCGTGGTGGTTCCCCGCGAACGACCACCCCCGCGACAAGGCCCGCATGGACATCTCCATCACGGTGCCTGCCGGGAGGCAGGTGCTGGCCAACGGTCGCCCGGTCTCCCGGACGCGACAGGGGCGGCTGGTCACCCACCGGTGGCGGGCGACGGAGCCGATGGCCACCTACCTCGCGACCTTCGCGGCCGGGCGGTTCGAGGTGCGCACGGGGGTCCGGGACGGGCTGCCGTGGCGGATCGCCGTCTCGAAGCGGCTCTCGGCGGGCTCGCGCCGAGCCAACCTGCGGCTGATGCGACGCACGCCCCGCGTCGTCGCCGCGCTCGAACGGGTGCTCGGCGACTACCCCTTCGACACCGTGGGTGGCCTGGTCACCAGCCTGCCCGTCGGCTTCGCGCTGGAGAACCAGACCCTGCCGACCTACCCCGAGACCGGCGCCGGCTACACCTGGCTCGTCGTCCACGAGGTGGCGCACCAGTGGTTCGGGGACTCCGTGAGCCTCCGGCACTGGCGGGACATCTGGCTCAACGAGGGGCCCGCGACCTACCTGGAGCTCTGGTACGACGCCCAGCGCGGCGGTGGCTCGCCGGGGTCCTGGCTGCGCCGTGAGTACGAGTCGCGGCCAGCCGGTGCCGCCTTCTGGAGGACCCGGATCGGCGACCCGGGCGCGGACGGGATCTTCAGCGGTCCGGTCTACCTGCGCGGGGCGATGACGTTCCAGGCGCTGCGCAACCGGATCGGCACCGATGCCTTCTGGACGCTGCTGCGGCGGTGGGTGCGGGAGAAGCGCGGGGGACACGGCACGCGCGAGCAGTTCGAGGCCCTCGCCGAGGAGGTCTCCGGGCAGAACCTCGAGGCCTTCTTCGTGGCCTGGCTCGACGCGGCCGAACGCCCCGCGGACACCGCCGTCAACGGCCTGGGCTGA
- a CDS encoding polyamine ABC transporter substrate-binding protein, producing the protein MPGAKQDPADCRAADLSEEQRRLIVSNWPQYIDPRRQQDSTLQVFQRETGITVDYTDDINDNAEFFARVRNQLGACEPVQRDMMVLTDWMAARMIGLGWVQPLDPARVPNLHANLIAPLRDRQWDPDLEFHAPWQTGLTGIAYNAAATAEVRSFEELISRSDLRGRITLLSEMRDTMGFMLKIVGAEPDDFTDDEWANAIDRLRAVVSDGQVRAFTGNEYIQDLTAGNILACEAWSGDVIQAQFDNPDIKFVAPEEGLSLWSDNMLVPNGATHQANAEAWIDYYYEPEVAAKLAAWVNYICPVQGAREEMERIDPSLVDNPLIFPAEEDLAATFDFMPLDDQQTTRYEGEWSDVTGG; encoded by the coding sequence GTGCCCGGGGCCAAGCAGGACCCGGCCGACTGCCGGGCCGCCGACCTCTCCGAGGAGCAGCGCCGGCTGATCGTGTCGAACTGGCCCCAGTACATCGACCCGCGGCGCCAGCAGGACTCCACGCTGCAGGTCTTCCAGCGCGAGACCGGGATCACCGTCGACTACACCGACGACATCAACGACAACGCGGAGTTCTTCGCCCGGGTCCGCAACCAGCTCGGGGCCTGCGAGCCCGTCCAGCGCGACATGATGGTGCTCACCGACTGGATGGCGGCCCGGATGATCGGGCTGGGGTGGGTGCAGCCCCTGGACCCCGCGCGCGTGCCCAACCTGCACGCCAACCTGATCGCGCCGCTGCGCGACCGGCAGTGGGACCCCGACCTGGAGTTTCACGCGCCGTGGCAGACCGGCCTCACCGGGATCGCCTACAACGCCGCCGCGACGGCCGAGGTGCGGAGCTTCGAGGAGCTGATCAGTCGATCGGACCTGCGGGGCCGGATCACGCTGCTCTCGGAGATGCGCGACACGATGGGCTTCATGCTCAAGATCGTCGGGGCCGAGCCCGACGACTTCACCGACGACGAGTGGGCCAACGCGATCGACCGGCTGCGGGCGGTGGTGTCAGACGGACAGGTCCGCGCCTTCACCGGCAACGAGTACATCCAGGACCTCACGGCCGGCAACATCCTGGCCTGCGAGGCGTGGTCGGGCGACGTGATCCAGGCGCAGTTCGACAACCCGGACATCAAGTTCGTCGCGCCGGAGGAGGGCCTGTCGCTGTGGAGCGACAACATGCTCGTGCCCAACGGAGCGACGCACCAGGCCAACGCCGAGGCGTGGATCGACTACTACTACGAGCCAGAGGTGGCCGCGAAGCTCGCGGCCTGGGTCAACTACATCTGTCCCGTCCAGGGCGCCCGAGAGGAGATGGAGCGGATCGACCCCTCGCTGGTCGACAACCCGCTCATCTTCCCCGCCGAGGAGGACCTCGCGGCGACCTTCGACTTCATGCCGCTCGACGACCAGCAGACGACCCGCTACGAAGGAGAGTGGTCCGATGTCACAGGTGGCTGA
- a CDS encoding NAD(P)/FAD-dependent oxidoreductase, with amino-acid sequence MGRSLSPSRALWADTADPGPHCPPLTGDLAVDVAIVGGGFTGLWTAHYLAEADPSLRIAVLEAETVGYGASGRNGGWCSALFPAGPGTLARMGEGTAAAAAQHAAMRESVTEVGRAAEALAIDAHYARGGTISLARSPAQLARARAEVEEARRWGRDEDDLRLLGAEEARSVVDATGVLGATYSPDCAAVHPLRLVRGLAASVAGRGVRVHEHTRVTTLAPHRLTTPSGTVTAETVVRATEGYTSQLPGLRRALVPVYSLVIATEPLPPTTWERIGLRRRETFADHRHLIVYGQRTRDDRLVFGGRGAPYHLGSRVSASYDRDDRVFAMLHASLVEMLPVVAGARITHAWGGPLGVPRDWCASVGLDPVTRVAWAGGYVGDGVSTANLAGRTLRDLVLDRRTPLTDLPWVGHRSPAWEPEPLRWLGINAARVAMGWADTEERFTGRPSLVARALSPLVS; translated from the coding sequence ATGGGGCGTTCGCTGAGCCCCAGCCGTGCCCTGTGGGCCGACACCGCCGACCCGGGGCCGCACTGCCCTCCCCTCACCGGTGACCTCGCGGTCGACGTCGCGATCGTCGGCGGGGGCTTCACCGGCCTGTGGACCGCCCACTACCTCGCCGAGGCGGACCCCTCCCTGCGGATCGCGGTCCTCGAGGCCGAGACCGTGGGGTACGGCGCGTCCGGACGCAACGGGGGATGGTGCTCGGCGCTCTTCCCGGCCGGCCCGGGCACCCTGGCCCGGATGGGTGAGGGGACGGCGGCCGCCGCTGCGCAGCACGCCGCGATGCGGGAGTCCGTCACCGAGGTGGGGCGGGCGGCCGAGGCCCTCGCCATCGACGCCCACTACGCGCGCGGCGGCACCATCTCGCTGGCACGGTCGCCCGCGCAGCTCGCGCGGGCCCGGGCCGAGGTCGAGGAGGCGCGGCGCTGGGGGCGCGACGAGGACGACCTCCGGCTGCTCGGCGCCGAGGAGGCCCGCAGCGTGGTGGATGCGACCGGGGTCCTGGGGGCGACGTACTCCCCCGACTGCGCCGCCGTCCACCCCCTCCGGCTCGTGCGCGGCCTGGCCGCCTCGGTGGCCGGACGCGGCGTCCGCGTCCACGAGCACACCCGCGTCACGACCCTGGCTCCGCACCGCCTCACGACACCGAGCGGCACGGTGACCGCCGAGACGGTGGTGCGCGCCACCGAGGGCTACACGAGCCAGCTCCCCGGGCTGCGGCGCGCGCTGGTGCCGGTCTACTCCCTGGTGATCGCCACGGAGCCGCTGCCGCCGACGACCTGGGAGCGCATCGGGCTGCGGCGGCGCGAGACGTTCGCCGACCACCGGCACCTGATCGTCTACGGCCAGCGCACCCGGGACGACCGCCTGGTCTTCGGGGGCCGCGGCGCGCCCTACCACCTCGGCTCGCGGGTCTCGGCCTCCTACGACCGCGACGACCGGGTGTTCGCGATGCTCCACGCCAGCCTGGTGGAGATGCTGCCGGTGGTCGCCGGGGCGCGGATCACCCACGCCTGGGGCGGGCCGCTCGGCGTGCCCCGGGACTGGTGTGCCTCGGTCGGGCTGGACCCGGTGACCCGGGTGGCCTGGGCGGGTGGCTACGTCGGTGACGGCGTGAGCACCGCCAACCTCGCCGGGCGGACCCTGCGTGACCTCGTGCTGGACCGGCGTACGCCGCTGACGGACCTGCCCTGGGTGGGCCACCGCTCCCCCGCCTGGGAGCCGGAGCCGCTGCGGTGGCTCGGCATCAACGCCGCCCGGGTGGCGATGGGCTGGGCGGACACCGAGGAGCGGTTCACCGGGCGTCCCAGCCTCGTCGCGCGAGCCCTCTCACCCCTGGTGAGCTGA